The following proteins are co-located in the Pirellulales bacterium genome:
- a CDS encoding metalloregulator ArsR/SmtB family transcription factor translates to MTDPLDSNRCSRLLKALADPERLKIVQALRPGPACVSEVAEQLKEVVANVSHHLRVLRSAGLLVDRREGKNVIYALNPDIFLRTETKPGTLDVLDFGCCRLELGSDQPRPKRRRSASVRARKT, encoded by the coding sequence ATGACAGATCCGCTCGACTCTAACCGCTGCTCCCGGTTGCTCAAGGCATTGGCTGACCCGGAACGCTTGAAAATCGTGCAGGCGCTGCGGCCCGGACCGGCTTGCGTCTCAGAAGTCGCCGAGCAGTTGAAGGAAGTCGTTGCCAATGTTTCGCATCATTTACGGGTGCTGCGAAGCGCGGGGCTACTGGTCGATCGGCGCGAGGGAAAAAACGTCATTTACGCACTAAATCCGGACATCTTTTTGCGAACGGAAACCAAGCCGGGAACGTTGGACGTGCTCGATTTCGGTTGCTGTCGGCTGGAACTGGGCAGCGATCAGCCGCGACCGAAGCGTCGGCGATCGGCTTCAGTCCGCGCTCGTAAAACGTAA
- a CDS encoding phytanoyl-CoA dioxygenase family protein has protein sequence MNPATTTRRSAAETFAESQSADYSRDGFLIVRGVFRPEEVAALASEAQTLAERNELVDTNNIRCRWQDHCDSDECLFDCFDPVIDIGPVARAVANDERILAPLRMLLDDDAHLFKDKLIFKRPGAKGYALHQDYIAWPEFPESFTTVIVAIDPSCAANGATEVFAGYHRRGYLSPRDGLYHELPESAVDPSHGVTLEMAAGDIAIFTGFTPHRSAPNRSDRWRRQLYLSYNADRDGGARREAHYSQFHEWLRQRYAEYGRTDVYFY, from the coding sequence ATGAACCCCGCCACGACTACCAGACGATCGGCCGCAGAGACTTTTGCGGAGAGTCAGTCGGCGGATTATTCGCGTGACGGCTTTCTCATCGTGCGCGGCGTGTTTCGCCCCGAGGAGGTCGCAGCGTTGGCGTCCGAAGCGCAAACGCTGGCTGAACGCAACGAGCTGGTCGACACGAACAACATTCGATGCCGCTGGCAGGATCATTGCGACAGCGACGAATGTCTGTTCGATTGTTTCGACCCCGTGATCGACATCGGGCCGGTCGCCCGAGCGGTGGCGAACGATGAGCGGATTCTTGCGCCCCTGCGAATGCTGCTGGACGACGATGCGCATCTGTTTAAGGACAAGCTCATCTTCAAGCGACCTGGTGCAAAGGGATATGCGCTGCACCAGGATTACATCGCTTGGCCCGAGTTTCCCGAGAGCTTTACCACCGTGATCGTGGCGATCGATCCATCGTGTGCGGCCAACGGCGCGACCGAAGTTTTCGCCGGATATCACCGTCGCGGGTATTTGTCGCCCCGCGACGGCTTGTACCACGAGTTGCCGGAAAGTGCGGTCGACCCGTCGCACGGAGTGACGCTGGAAATGGCGGCGGGCGATATCGCCATCTTCACCGGTTTCACTCCCCATCGCTCGGCCCCGAATCGTAGCGATCGCTGGCGGCGGCAGTTGTATCTTAGCTACAATGCGGATCGCGACGGCGGAGCACGACGGGAGGCGCATTACAGTCAATTCCACGAGTGGCTGCGGCAACGGTATGCGGAATACGGCAGAACCGATGTCTATTTCTACTGA
- a CDS encoding ArsI/CadI family heavy metal resistance metalloenzyme, with the protein MSISTERDIGSSPSNPSPRDERAVPFHLSLNVADLGRSVDFFRRLFDLAPVKERSDYAKFEVAAPPLVLSLEPNSANAGDRLNHLGIRLPNSEQLVEFQRRLEMAGIACQREEGVACCYSRQSKFWITDPDGNLWEVYTVEEDLNCRGIGDLPLVERPQPERRKSTAPAVWVHRLGDAIAARLLIESDSVDQVLLQGSFNVPLAAEARQHLLGEVRRILKPGGQLTVHGLSADKPATDIGGRLPGPAAIVQFVPAAGDLIADLEAADFEAIHFSKLDDGACFTIDGRGLRETRIDAFRPSESSDRAARAILYKGPFRALEDDLGRVFRRGRWTFIDEAGWNRLRSSPISDQFLFEAPPTAP; encoded by the coding sequence ATGTCTATTTCTACTGAACGCGACATTGGCTCGTCTCCTTCGAATCCAAGCCCGCGCGACGAGCGCGCCGTCCCATTTCATCTGTCGCTTAACGTGGCTGATCTGGGGCGGAGCGTCGATTTCTTCCGGCGTCTTTTCGATCTCGCGCCAGTTAAAGAGCGGAGCGACTACGCGAAATTCGAAGTGGCCGCGCCGCCGCTGGTGCTCTCGCTCGAGCCGAACTCGGCCAACGCCGGCGACCGGTTAAACCATCTCGGCATTCGCCTGCCGAACTCCGAGCAACTCGTTGAGTTCCAGCGGCGGCTCGAAATGGCGGGCATCGCTTGCCAACGGGAAGAGGGCGTCGCTTGCTGCTACTCGCGGCAATCGAAGTTTTGGATTACTGATCCCGATGGGAATCTGTGGGAGGTTTACACAGTCGAAGAGGATTTGAATTGCCGCGGAATCGGAGATTTGCCGCTTGTCGAGCGGCCGCAGCCCGAGCGCCGCAAATCGACGGCGCCGGCGGTGTGGGTCCATCGCTTGGGCGACGCAATCGCCGCGCGGCTATTAATCGAGTCTGACTCGGTCGATCAAGTGCTTTTGCAAGGATCATTCAACGTGCCGCTCGCGGCCGAAGCGCGGCAACACCTACTCGGCGAAGTGCGGCGGATTCTCAAGCCGGGCGGACAGTTGACGGTGCATGGTCTATCCGCGGATAAACCGGCGACCGACATCGGCGGGCGTTTGCCAGGCCCTGCCGCCATCGTCCAATTCGTGCCAGCCGCCGGCGACCTCATCGCCGATCTGGAAGCCGCCGATTTTGAGGCCATCCATTTCAGTAAACTCGACGACGGAGCCTGTTTCACAATCGATGGTCGCGGGCTGCGCGAAACGCGGATCGATGCCTTCCGCCCGAGCGAGTCGAGCGATCGTGCAGCCCGCGCGATTCTCTACAAAGGCCCGTTCCGCGCGTTGGAAGACGATCTCGGCCGAGTTTTTCGTCGCGGCCGATGGACCTTCATCGACGAAGCCGGTTGGAACCGATTGCGATCATCACCGATCAGCGATCAGTTCTTATTCGAGGCACCACCGACGGCGCCTTAA
- a CDS encoding alpha/beta hydrolase-fold protein: MNTKHLSIAFLLSLMAGLDPAMVSAQRPTPPTRDPNAPGFVAAKELPDGTVPPADAEGNYIIGPTHKRAPEMAAQQDALQGVIHDLTMNSTDSKIYPGIARDKDTRGTADPTDPTKMVVTTSHPAPYARRAAVYVPKQYVPGTTAPFIVGADGPDKALFAALDNLIAQGRVPAMIAISIGNGSGDAQGSERGLEYDTMSGLYAEFVEKEVLPLVEKQCNVKLTKDPEGRATMGCSSGGSCALIMAWYRPDLYHRVLTYSGTFVNQQWPHNDETPHGAWELHEHLIPNSPAKPLRIWMEVGDRDLLNPNTMHDNMHDWVLANENTAKALAAKGYHYQFVFARNAGHCDGSVKQQTLPEALEWLWKGYSAAAKKDAPAADKGGQNR, from the coding sequence ATGAACACAAAACACTTGAGCATTGCATTTTTGTTGAGCTTAATGGCCGGCCTCGATCCGGCGATGGTTTCGGCCCAGCGTCCAACTCCCCCAACCCGCGATCCGAACGCGCCAGGATTTGTCGCGGCCAAGGAGTTGCCCGACGGCACGGTTCCACCGGCGGACGCCGAGGGAAACTACATCATTGGTCCGACTCACAAACGGGCACCGGAAATGGCTGCGCAGCAAGACGCGCTGCAAGGAGTGATTCATGACCTCACGATGAACTCTACCGACAGCAAGATTTATCCCGGCATCGCGCGAGACAAGGACACTCGCGGCACGGCGGATCCCACCGACCCAACCAAAATGGTCGTGACCACCAGCCATCCCGCTCCCTATGCGCGGCGGGCTGCCGTTTATGTTCCCAAACAATACGTGCCCGGCACAACCGCGCCGTTCATCGTCGGCGCGGACGGACCCGACAAGGCGTTGTTCGCCGCTCTTGACAATCTCATCGCTCAAGGACGGGTGCCCGCGATGATTGCCATCTCGATCGGCAACGGCAGCGGCGACGCCCAAGGCAGCGAGCGCGGATTGGAATACGACACCATGTCCGGGCTATACGCTGAGTTCGTCGAGAAAGAGGTGCTGCCTCTGGTGGAGAAGCAATGCAATGTGAAATTGACAAAGGATCCGGAAGGTCGAGCAACGATGGGCTGCAGCTCCGGCGGCTCGTGCGCATTGATCATGGCCTGGTATCGCCCTGACCTGTACCATCGCGTTCTCACTTACTCCGGCACGTTCGTGAACCAGCAATGGCCGCATAACGACGAGACGCCGCACGGCGCGTGGGAGCTTCACGAACATCTGATCCCCAACAGCCCGGCCAAGCCGCTGCGAATCTGGATGGAAGTGGGCGACCGAGACCTTTTGAACCCGAATACCATGCACGACAACATGCACGATTGGGTCCTGGCGAATGAAAACACGGCCAAAGCGCTGGCCGCCAAGGGTTATCATTACCAGTTCGTGTTCGCCCGCAACGCCGGCCATTGCGACGGAAGCGTGAAACAGCAAACGCTGCCCGAGGCGCTCGAGTGGCTATGGAAGGGCTATTCAGCCGCTGCGAAGAAAGACGCGCCAGCGGCCGACAAGGGCGGTCAGAACAGGTGA
- a CDS encoding DMT family transporter: protein MNSLWITLASAAGACIALQAAANGSLRANLGDPRYAAFFSICGTIATAVLVMLAIRPSLPPATAFRAAPWWNWVGGPLGAVFVLAGAALTPKLGSAAFIAAVVGGQLVCSLLLDHFGLMNVPQQGLSIGRLAGAAMVFAGVLLVRYH, encoded by the coding sequence ATGAATAGCCTCTGGATTACTCTTGCCTCGGCGGCAGGCGCGTGCATCGCACTTCAGGCCGCGGCCAATGGGTCGCTGCGGGCCAACCTCGGCGATCCCCGCTACGCCGCATTCTTCTCGATTTGCGGAACGATCGCTACGGCCGTGCTCGTGATGCTGGCGATCCGTCCGAGCCTGCCCCCGGCGACGGCCTTCCGAGCGGCGCCGTGGTGGAACTGGGTCGGGGGACCGCTGGGGGCCGTCTTTGTGCTCGCCGGCGCCGCGCTCACGCCGAAACTGGGCTCCGCCGCCTTCATCGCCGCTGTCGTGGGCGGGCAGCTTGTCTGCTCGCTGCTGCTCGACCATTTCGGCCTGATGAACGTGCCGCAGCAGGGGCTGTCGATCGGCAGGCTCGCGGGCGCGGCGATGGTGTTTGCGGGCGTGCTGCTCGTCAGATACCATTAG
- a CDS encoding glycoside hydrolase family 5 protein, producing MKSGCGQWLTALAFIAVAACTNSPIARAAEASPKLKELMADPYFQRMTARFGRGVNLGNALEAPSEGTWGVVLKEEYFDRIAEAGFNSVRIPVRWSAHAEESPPYKIDTKFFERVDWAVNQALKRRLAVVLNMHHYDGMMNEPQQHRERFVALWKQIAEHFKDFPPELALELLNEPNHKLTADEWNRDLAAALAVVRPSNPVRDVVIGPVGYNSIKELGGLKLPEDDKHLVVTVHYYNPFHFTHQGAEWAGPEAQKWLGEKWSGTAAEQQAVAHDFDTALAWAVVHRRPIYLGEFGSYHKADLESRARWTKCIADEATKRKMSIAYWEFCSGFGCFDPQRGQWIEPLKNALLGRSSP from the coding sequence TCATCGCGGTGGCGGCCTGCACTAATTCGCCGATCGCGCGGGCCGCCGAAGCATCGCCGAAGTTGAAGGAACTGATGGCCGATCCGTACTTTCAGCGGATGACGGCCCGTTTCGGGCGTGGCGTGAATTTGGGCAACGCGCTTGAAGCGCCTAGCGAAGGCACCTGGGGCGTTGTGCTCAAAGAAGAGTATTTCGACCGAATCGCCGAGGCCGGATTCAATTCCGTCCGCATCCCTGTCCGCTGGTCGGCTCACGCCGAGGAGTCGCCGCCCTATAAGATCGATACCAAGTTCTTCGAGCGCGTCGATTGGGCCGTCAATCAGGCGCTCAAGCGGCGATTGGCCGTGGTGCTGAACATGCACCATTACGACGGCATGATGAACGAGCCGCAGCAGCATCGCGAGCGGTTCGTCGCCCTTTGGAAGCAGATCGCCGAGCACTTCAAAGACTTCCCGCCCGAATTAGCGCTGGAACTTCTCAACGAGCCGAATCACAAGTTGACCGCGGACGAATGGAATCGGGATTTGGCCGCGGCACTGGCCGTCGTGCGGCCATCGAACCCGGTGCGCGACGTTGTGATCGGCCCTGTCGGCTATAACAGCATCAAGGAACTCGGCGGCCTTAAGCTGCCAGAGGACGACAAGCACCTCGTCGTCACCGTGCACTACTACAATCCATTCCATTTCACGCATCAAGGAGCGGAATGGGCAGGCCCCGAGGCACAAAAATGGCTCGGCGAAAAGTGGAGCGGCACCGCGGCTGAGCAACAAGCGGTTGCGCACGATTTCGACACGGCCTTGGCCTGGGCCGTCGTTCATCGACGACCGATTTATCTGGGTGAATTCGGCTCGTATCACAAGGCCGATCTGGAATCGCGGGCCCGCTGGACCAAGTGCATCGCCGATGAGGCCACGAAACGCAAGATGAGCATTGCGTACTGGGAGTTTTGTTCCGGCTTCGGCTGCTTCGATCCCCAGCGCGGCCAATGGATCGAGCCGCTCAAAAACGCGCTTTTGGGCCGATCAAGCCCGTAG